A genomic segment from Fusarium keratoplasticum isolate Fu6.1 chromosome 10, whole genome shotgun sequence encodes:
- a CDS encoding MFS domain-containing protein, translated as MAGKDEVVAAAAHSHVEDNDPKGGEDFIEDSTPGLFLNLCVVATAIGGMLFGYDTGVISGVLVVLGTDLNGRLLDHWEKELITALCAAGALFGAIIAGVTADKYGRKPAIWFSSVLFTVGALVQATSYSLAQMCVGRILVGLGVGSASMIIPLYIAEISPAKYRGRMISIDMVFLGTGSLLAYGFDAAFYKVPHGWRYMVGLGGIPSILLGTLLFWCPESPRQLLFHNQTEECVSVLRRMYPTADETQVSQMVAHIQHGVTQAKALNEEVSVRQSLKSLVKVPANRRAAIVACGLMATQQLCGFNTLMYYSSTLFQIVGFNNPIAVGTIVTATNWIFTFLSIFLIDRVGRRRLLLWTMWGMPVFLVLAAGVFVRIPIDRDTLELTDDTIGWPAIVVLVSMILFVACYAAGLGCVPWQANEFLPMEVRAMGTMMINICNWGPNIIVSSTFLSMMRGISPSGTFGFYAALSTIGFIFVYLCYPEAAGMTLEEIRVVFEHGFGVRYAEEWRKQKKLGVITHGVEERTKETV; from the exons ATGGCAGGAAAAGACGAAGTTGTGGCTGCTGCCGCTCACTCCCATGTCGAGGACAATGACCCCAAGGGAGGGGAGGACTTTATCGAGGACTCCACCCCGGGACTCTTTTTAAACCTCTGCGTCGTCGCAACCGCCATCGGTGGTATGCTCTTTGGATACGACACTGGAGTCATCTCTGGTGTTCTCGTTGTCCTTGGAACAGACCTCAATGGACGGTTGCTTGACCATTGGGAAAAGGAGCTCATCACGGCGCTTTGCGCTGCTGGGGCTTTGTTTGGTGCCATCATCGCTGGTGTCACAGCTGACAAGTATGGACGAAAGCCTGCCATTTGGTTCTCCTCGGTGCTCTTCACCGTGGGAGCCCTCGTCCAGGCAACTTCGTACTCTCTTGCTCAGATGTGCGTTGGTCGAATCCTAGTTGGCCTCGGTGTTGGTTCAGCCTCCATG ATCATTCCATTGTACATTGCAGAAATCTCTCCCGCCAAATATCGAGGTCGAATGATTTCCATCGATATGGTCTTTCTGGGAACCGGTTCCCTCCTCGCATATGGCTTCGACGCAGCTTTTTACAAGGTGCCTCATGGATGGCGATACATGGTCGGTCTTGGAGGAATCCCGTCGATTCTGCTCggcaccctcctcttctggtGCCCTGAATCACCTCGTCAGCTGCTCTTCCACAACCAGACCGAAGAGTGTGTCAGCGTTCTGCGACGCATGTATCCCACGGCCGATGAAACCCAGGTTTCACAGATGGTGGCCCATATTCAACACGGCGTTACACAAGCAAAGGCTCTTAACGAAGAGGTTTCAGTCCGCCAGTCCCTCAAGAGCCTTGTAAAGGTCCCAGCGAATCGACGAGCCGCCATCGTGGCATGTGGTCTTATGGCTACACAGCAACTCTGCGGCTTCAACACGTTGATGTATTACTCGAGCACTCTCTTCCAGATCGTCGGATTCAACAACCCGATTGCTGTGGGAACCATCGTCACAGCTACCAACTGGATCTTCACGTTCctttccatcttcctcatcgaCAGGGTTGGACGACGCAGACTCTTGCTCTGGACCATGTGGGGAATGCCCGTCTTCCTCGTTCTCGCTGCTGGGGTTTTCGTACGAATTCCGATCGACCGAGACACGCTCGAACTCACAGATGATACCATCGGATGGCCTGCTATTGTCGTATTAGTCTCGATGATTCTCTTCGTGGCCTGTTACGCAGCTGGTCTTGGATGTGTGCCATGGCAGGCGAACGAATTCTTGCCCATGGAAGTGCGTGCTATGGGAACCATGATGATCAACATCTGCAACTGGGGTCCCAACATCATCGTGTCCTCGACTTTCCTGTCCATGATGCGTGGAATCTCGCCTTCTGGAACCTTTGGCTTTTACGCTGCTCTTTCGACCATTGGATTCATCTTCGTTTACCTCTGCTACCCCGAAGCCGCAGGCATGACTCTCGAGGAAATTCGGGTTGTCTTTGAGCACGGGTTTGGCGTTCGCTATGCTGAGGAGTGGCGaaagcagaagaagcttggtGTCATTACCCACGGTGTTGAGGAGCGCACCAAGGAGACTGTCTAG
- a CDS encoding Alginate-lyase domain-containing protein, with the protein MVEKGEEPWISGFKALQADSYSSTDYVMQGPKAVISRGSPSNYSTFTADTRAAYQHAILWYITREDGHWKKSTEILDAWGTNLTNIIGFDTSLLVGLEGDVFVNAAEIMRWEGNWTEAGAAWQGGTGFSNQLYWLFARQSIIIGHANYGMASIKALLSFSIYLEDVNMFNYALNAFLNDLCAGLPGNFDRRTGQSSEAGRDQSHAQSGLGWAALAAETLETQGINVWDEMGGVFLKASEHLAKYNLNETVEYDPKFSRCLAVLVDGPWDTISEHNRGITGRSPGVWDLIYYKFVVEKGKKGPWTVKAKEQYDSQGGQNSGGYTVMGWGDLIWAKKRGKRRSIWGRGF; encoded by the coding sequence ATGGTTGAGAAAGGCGAAGAACCCTGGATCAGCGGCTTCAAGGCTCTCCAAGCAGATTCGTACTCATCCACCGACTACGTGATGCAAGGCCCTAAAGCCGTCATTTCGCGAGGAAGCCCGAGTAATTATAGCACCTTCACGGCCGACACCCGAGCTGCGTACCAGCACGCCATTCTTTGGTACATCACCCGCGAGGATGGCCACTGGAAGAAGTCTACTGAGATCCTAGATGCCTGGGGAACAAATCTGACCAACATCATTGGCTTCGACACAAGCCTCCTGGTCGGGCTTGAAGGTGACGTCTTTGTAAATGCCGCTGAGATTATGCGCTGGGAGGGCAACTGGACAGAAGCTGGAGCTGCCTGGCAGGGTGGCACAGGATTTTCCAATCAGTTATATTGGCTTTTTGCTCGTCAGTCCATCATCATTGGGCACGCCAACTACGGCATGGCCTCGATCAAAGCCCTTCTTAGCTTCTCCATCTACCTCGAAGACGTCAACATGTTCAACTATGCTCTGAATGCATTCCTGAACGACCTTTGTGCCGGGCTTCCCGGAAACTTTGACAGAAGGACGGGTCAGTCCTCAGAAGCAGGTCGGGATCAATCTCACGCGCAGTCGGGCCTGGGATGGGCCGCTCTAGCAGCAGAGACCCTCGAAACCCAGGGGATCAACGtatgggatgagatgggggGTGTTTTCCTCAAGGCATCGGAGCATCTCGCCAAGTACAACCTCAATGAGACTGTCGAGTATGACCCCAAATTCTCCAGGTGCCTAGCTGTTTTGGTGGATGGACCATGGGATACCATTTCGGAGCACAACAGAGGCATCACGGGTCGTTCGCCCGGCGTCTGGGACTTGATCTATTACAAGTTTGTCGTCGAAAAAGGCAAGAAGGGCCCCTGGACggtcaaggcaaaggagcAATATGACTCGCAGGGTGGTCAAAATTCCGGTGGATATACCGTTATGGGATGGGGGGATTTGATctgggcgaagaagaggggaaAGAGAAGGAGTATTTGGGGACGTGGATTTTAG